Proteins from a genomic interval of Streptomyces sp. NBC_00820:
- a CDS encoding LLM class flavin-dependent oxidoreductase yields the protein MSLSQVPLSILDLVPVASGTDTNTALNQSLELAQLADSLGYHRYWYAEHHNVVTFASSATSLLIGRAAEHTKRIRLGSGGVMLPNHSPLMVAEYYGTLAEMFGDRIDLGLGRAPGTDPVTAAALRRGAAATDTFVQDVVELHRYLSSHDAEGASVNALPGRGTEVPLWMLGSSLDGAAVAAYLGLPYAFASHFAPQMRHEALALYRSRFSAEFGIAEIKRPYAMAGVNVLVAPTDDEARFLFTTAQQMAAGIYTGRRGPLQPPVKDLAALISPDVARFVDDFQQVRAVGSPETVVAELEAIVADLEVEELIITTYTHDPAHRSRSFALLAEAWGLPGPAG from the coding sequence ATGTCGCTATCGCAAGTTCCGCTGTCGATCCTCGACCTCGTACCCGTCGCCTCCGGCACCGACACGAACACGGCGCTCAACCAGTCCTTGGAGCTGGCGCAGCTCGCCGACTCGCTCGGCTATCACCGGTATTGGTACGCCGAGCACCACAATGTCGTCACGTTCGCCTCCTCGGCGACGTCACTGCTCATCGGCCGGGCGGCCGAGCACACAAAGCGCATCCGGCTCGGATCGGGCGGCGTGATGCTGCCCAACCACAGCCCGCTGATGGTGGCGGAGTACTACGGCACACTCGCCGAGATGTTCGGTGACCGCATCGACCTCGGGCTCGGCCGCGCCCCGGGAACGGACCCGGTGACGGCGGCCGCCCTGCGCCGTGGCGCCGCGGCCACCGACACGTTCGTCCAGGACGTCGTCGAGCTGCATCGCTACCTCAGTTCCCATGACGCGGAAGGGGCATCGGTGAATGCGCTGCCGGGCCGAGGTACCGAGGTCCCGCTCTGGATGCTCGGGTCGAGCCTCGACGGTGCGGCGGTCGCCGCCTACCTGGGGTTGCCGTACGCCTTCGCCTCGCATTTCGCCCCTCAGATGCGGCACGAGGCGCTGGCGCTGTACCGCTCACGCTTCTCTGCGGAGTTCGGCATCGCCGAGATCAAGCGGCCCTACGCCATGGCGGGTGTCAACGTGCTCGTGGCGCCCACCGACGACGAGGCGCGTTTCCTGTTCACCACGGCCCAGCAGATGGCCGCAGGCATCTACACGGGCCGGCGCGGCCCGCTGCAACCGCCGGTCAAGGATCTGGCGGCCTTGATCAGTCCCGATGTCGCGCGCTTCGTGGACGATTTCCAGCAGGTGCGTGCGGTCGGGTCTCCGGAAACGGTCGTTGCCGAGCTGGAGGCGATCGTCGCGGACCTGGAGGTCGAGGAACTCATCATCACGACCTACACCCATGACCCCGCGCA
- a CDS encoding IS5 family transposase (programmed frameshift), with product MAGSTRIEPLLPDRTPKRGGRWRDHREVIDAIAFKFQTGTQWVHLPEKYGNWRGVYNRLRMWAVDGTWERVFTALMAQADADEDLNWAVSVDSTIVRAHQHAAGARPKGAPAGEPDDHAIGRSRGGLTTKIHLAADGRCRPLTFVLTAGQAGNAPAFTDVVDRLRVPRPRGRPRTRPDVVLADKAYSSRAIRDHLRKRSIRAVIPVPADQRGHRPRRGSRGGRPPAFDREAYKQRNTVERCINRLKQWHGIATRYEKTATIYLAGLHVAGIFLWSAR from the exons ATGGCGGGGTCGACGCGGATCGAGCCGTTGCTCCCGGACCGGACGCCGAAGCGGGGTGGCCGCTGGCGTGACCACCGGGAGGTGATCGACGCGATCGCCTTCAAGTTCCAGACCGGAACGCAGTGGGTCCACCTGCCGGAGAAGTATGGCAACTGGCGGGGCGTCTACAACCGGCTGCGGATGTGGGCCGTCGACGGCACCTGGGAGCGGGTATTCACCGCGCTGATGGCCCAGGCCGACGCCGACGAGGACCTCAACTGGGCGGTCTCGGTGGACTCCACGATCGTGCGTGCTCACCAGCACGCGGCCGGGGCCCGCC CAAAAGGGGCCCCGGCCGGCGAGCCGGACGACCACGCCATCGGCCGGTCCCGCGGCGGACTGACCACAAAGATCCACCTCGCCGCCGACGGCCGCTGCCGTCCGCTGACCTTCGTCCTTACCGCCGGGCAGGCCGGCAACGCGCCCGCATTCACGGACGTCGTGGACCGCCTGCGCGTTCCCCGACCGCGAGGACGGCCCCGGACCCGGCCGGACGTGGTCCTGGCCGACAAGGCGTACTCCTCCCGCGCGATCCGCGACCACCTGCGCAAACGCAGCATCCGCGCGGTGATCCCCGTCCCGGCGGACCAGCGCGGCCATCGACCACGTCGCGGGAGCCGAGGCGGCAGGCCGCCCGCCTTCGACCGCGAGGCATACAAGCAGCGCAACACCGTCGAGCGGTGCATCAACCGCCTCAAGCAGTGGCACGGCATCGCCACCCGCTACGAGAAGACAGCCACGATCTACCTGGCCGGACTCCACGTCGCGGGCATCTTCCTCTGGTCCGCCCGATGA
- a CDS encoding helix-turn-helix domain-containing protein, translated as MTEFGKFLRARRGDVRPADVGLPAGTGTRRTPGLRREELAALAGVSIDYYIRLERGKETRPSPSVVEALADALRLNQEESGFLHELAARAARRAPEPRPLPSRRVRPTVTQLLETLRPNPAYVVSRTNDLLAANPGGLRLLHGIADWPERQRNTVRYTFLHPAARELWADWEQKAKGCVAQLRAIAGTDPDAPDLAALVGELIVKSPDFNRLWERYEVHTIGNGEKTLRHPEVGTMTLSHEGLSLNRAQGQRLVIYMAPPGSPDHDKMTLLDLAASGPSVGSGETAPVSPSRRQG; from the coding sequence ATGACCGAGTTCGGGAAGTTTCTGCGCGCTCGCCGTGGCGACGTACGCCCGGCAGACGTAGGACTGCCCGCCGGAACCGGCACGCGCCGTACGCCGGGTCTGCGCCGGGAGGAGCTGGCGGCGCTGGCCGGTGTGAGCATCGACTACTACATACGTCTGGAACGCGGCAAGGAGACCCGTCCGAGTCCCTCCGTGGTCGAGGCGCTGGCCGACGCGCTCCGCCTCAACCAGGAGGAGAGCGGCTTCCTGCACGAACTGGCGGCGCGGGCGGCGCGGCGTGCGCCCGAGCCCCGTCCCCTGCCGTCACGGCGGGTCCGTCCGACCGTCACGCAGCTTCTGGAGACGCTCCGGCCCAACCCGGCGTACGTCGTGAGCCGCACCAACGACCTGCTGGCGGCCAATCCCGGCGGGCTGCGGCTGCTCCACGGCATCGCCGACTGGCCGGAGCGGCAGCGGAACACCGTCCGGTACACCTTCCTGCACCCAGCTGCCCGCGAGCTGTGGGCGGACTGGGAACAGAAGGCCAAGGGGTGCGTCGCCCAGTTGCGGGCGATCGCGGGCACCGATCCGGACGCCCCGGATCTCGCCGCACTCGTAGGTGAGCTAATCGTCAAGAGCCCCGACTTCAACCGGCTCTGGGAGCGGTACGAGGTGCACACGATCGGCAACGGCGAGAAGACGCTCCGACACCCGGAGGTCGGCACGATGACGCTCTCGCACGAGGGGCTGTCCCTCAACCGCGCACAAGGCCAGCGCCTCGTCATCTACATGGCGCCGCCCGGCAGCCCGGACCACGACAAGATGACGCTCCTCGACCTCGCCGCCTCCGGCCCGTCCGTCGGTTCCGGCGAGACGGCGCCCGTCTCACCCTCCCGGAGACAGGGCTAG
- a CDS encoding MFS transporter has translation MTTLERARASQDARQRAAAPKLILATTFMGIFLLNLNTMAMNVALPGIGRTFGGSTAGLQWIVDAYTLMFAALLLSAGTLSDRIGASRAFGAGVAVFTVASVACGLAPGLGELIAARLIQGSAAAIMLPSSLALVRQAFPDAAERARAIALWTVGGAVAVAAGPVAGGVLSSTLSWRAIFVVNLPVGIATLAVLTRAERSPRRATPLDPYGQLTAIVALAALTFAVIDGGENGFGEPVVLGCLGLAAVATAAFIMIEARTAAPLVPLDLFRSRTVTVSVAIGFVANAAFYGLVFVLSLFFQDVLNLSVMAAGLMFLPMMAVIAGANLASARAAARFGPRMPIAVGQAIFALTMFSLLWVDEGTSRPVIAAMLIPVGLGLGFFVPSLTAILLNDIAADRAGMAAGILNSFRQTGGALAVAVFGALVADRGEFIVGLRVALCVAAVMLTASTAAALMLPRGRR, from the coding sequence ATGACCACTCTTGAACGAGCCCGCGCGTCACAGGATGCCCGGCAACGCGCGGCCGCACCGAAGCTGATCCTGGCGACCACGTTCATGGGCATCTTTCTGCTCAACCTCAACACCATGGCGATGAACGTGGCGCTGCCCGGGATCGGGCGGACCTTCGGCGGCAGCACGGCGGGACTGCAATGGATCGTGGACGCCTACACGCTGATGTTCGCCGCACTCCTGCTTTCCGCGGGCACGCTCTCCGACCGCATCGGGGCGAGCCGCGCGTTCGGCGCCGGCGTCGCGGTCTTCACGGTCGCCTCGGTGGCCTGCGGACTGGCGCCGGGGCTGGGCGAGCTGATCGCCGCCCGCCTGATCCAGGGGAGCGCGGCGGCAATCATGCTGCCCTCCTCGCTGGCCCTCGTCCGGCAGGCCTTCCCGGACGCGGCCGAACGGGCACGGGCCATCGCGCTGTGGACCGTTGGCGGAGCCGTCGCGGTTGCCGCCGGCCCGGTGGCCGGCGGGGTGCTGTCCAGCACTCTGAGCTGGCGGGCGATTTTCGTCGTCAACCTGCCCGTCGGCATCGCCACCCTCGCGGTGTTGACTCGCGCGGAGCGCTCGCCGCGCCGTGCTACGCCGCTCGATCCGTACGGCCAGCTCACGGCGATCGTCGCGCTCGCGGCGCTCACCTTCGCGGTGATCGACGGAGGGGAGAACGGCTTCGGCGAGCCCGTGGTGCTGGGCTGCCTGGGGCTCGCCGCAGTGGCGACGGCCGCGTTCATCATGATCGAGGCACGTACCGCCGCGCCGTTGGTCCCGCTCGACCTCTTCCGTTCGCGCACAGTGACGGTTTCGGTCGCGATCGGCTTCGTCGCCAATGCCGCGTTCTACGGGCTGGTGTTCGTGCTGAGCCTGTTCTTTCAGGACGTTCTGAACCTGTCCGTCATGGCCGCGGGGCTGATGTTCCTACCGATGATGGCCGTGATCGCCGGAGCCAACCTGGCCTCGGCCAGGGCTGCGGCACGCTTTGGGCCGCGAATGCCGATCGCCGTGGGACAAGCGATCTTCGCGCTGACGATGTTCAGCCTGCTCTGGGTCGACGAGGGCACCAGCAGACCAGTGATCGCGGCGATGCTCATCCCGGTCGGCCTCGGCCTGGGTTTCTTCGTACCTTCCCTGACCGCCATCCTGCTGAACGACATCGCCGCAGATCGGGCCGGAATGGCCGCCGGGATCCTGAACTCCTTCCGGCAGACGGGCGGCGCGCTCGCCGTGGCCGTCTTCGGAGCCTTGGTCGCGGACCGGGGTGAGTTCATTGTGGGTCTGCGGGTCGCCTTGTGCGTCGCGGCTGTGATGCTGACAGCCAGCACGGCCGCGGCCCTCATGCTGCCGCGCGGCCGTCGCTGA